A single region of the Anguilla rostrata isolate EN2019 chromosome 11, ASM1855537v3, whole genome shotgun sequence genome encodes:
- the si:ch211-161c3.5 gene encoding uncharacterized protein C3orf18 homolog isoform X1: protein MSLSTTEANFSSPIPTAVFFPGATVTGDGRDNSTAQTTTITMSVAMVTNDTTFNSTKLPDMETAGSGMGMVLVPFGIITVIGLAVVMMLYIRKRKRLEKLRHQLMPMYNFDPAEEQDELEQELLDHGREGAGTGANAKTLMPSQGTAQRPSRLVFTDVANAINA from the exons ATGTCTCTAAGCACGACAGAGGCCAACTTCTCCAGCCCCATCCCCACAGCCGTCTTTTTCCCAGGCGCTACGGTGACTGGCGATGGTCGTGACAACAGCACTGCCCAGACCACCACCATAACCATgtccgttgccatggtgacgaATGACACCACTTTCAACTCCACAAAGCTGCCAGATATGGAAACGGCGGGGTCCGGGATGGGCATGGTCCTCGTGCCCTTTGGCATCATCACTGTTATCGGCCTGGCTGTGGTTATG atgcTATATATCAGGAAAAGGAAGAG GCTGGAGAAGCTGAGGCACCAGCTCATGCCCATGTATAACTTTGACCCGGCTGAGGAGCAGGacgagctggagcaggagctgctAGACCATGGCCGTGAGGGTGCTGGCACCGGAGCCAATGCCAAG ACACTGATGCCCAGTCAAGGGACAGCACAGAGGCCCAGTCGGCTCGTCTTCACAGATGTGGCCAATGCCATCAATGCATGA
- the si:ch211-161c3.5 gene encoding uncharacterized protein C3orf18 homolog isoform X2 gives MSLSTTEANFSSPIPTAVFFPGATVTGDGRDNSTAQTTTITMSVAMVTNDTTFNSTKLPDMETAGSGMGMVLVPFGIITVIGLAVVMMLYIRKRKRLEKLRHQLMPMYNFDPAEEQDELEQELLDHGREGAGTGANAKPLFSQDAIAV, from the exons ATGTCTCTAAGCACGACAGAGGCCAACTTCTCCAGCCCCATCCCCACAGCCGTCTTTTTCCCAGGCGCTACGGTGACTGGCGATGGTCGTGACAACAGCACTGCCCAGACCACCACCATAACCATgtccgttgccatggtgacgaATGACACCACTTTCAACTCCACAAAGCTGCCAGATATGGAAACGGCGGGGTCCGGGATGGGCATGGTCCTCGTGCCCTTTGGCATCATCACTGTTATCGGCCTGGCTGTGGTTATG atgcTATATATCAGGAAAAGGAAGAG GCTGGAGAAGCTGAGGCACCAGCTCATGCCCATGTATAACTTTGACCCGGCTGAGGAGCAGGacgagctggagcaggagctgctAGACCATGGCCGTGAGGGTGCTGGCACCGGAGCCAATGCCAAG ccATTGTTTTCACAAGATGCCATAGCAGTTTGA